Proteins co-encoded in one Gammaproteobacteria bacterium genomic window:
- a CDS encoding response regulator, whose protein sequence is MNATKKRILIADDDSLVLDFAQKTLGDAGFQVLTASSGEEGIEVAATYEVDLALLDFRMPGLTGLDTSRVLYELTGTRFILMSAYPDRNLVMQAANEGALEFLTKPLRRDDLLNTVTVCLARADEIKSKEDSLSRGIASARSVSMVIGLLMAQHKKTRTDAETILMRMACHQHRRAVEICEEILRKIDEEYGEAENS, encoded by the coding sequence ATGAACGCCACTAAAAAGCGCATTCTCATAGCAGATGACGACTCGTTGGTACTGGATTTTGCACAGAAGACACTGGGCGATGCTGGTTTCCAGGTACTTACGGCGTCATCCGGCGAGGAAGGCATAGAAGTCGCGGCTACGTATGAGGTCGATCTGGCACTGCTCGATTTTCGAATGCCTGGCCTAACGGGATTGGATACGAGTCGTGTGCTATACGAGTTAACGGGAACGCGTTTTATTTTGATGTCGGCCTACCCCGATCGGAACCTCGTGATGCAAGCCGCTAATGAAGGCGCGTTAGAATTTCTCACGAAACCACTGCGACGGGACGACCTCCTTAACACCGTTACTGTTTGCCTAGCTCGCGCGGATGAGATCAAGAGCAAGGAAGACTCGCTTTCTCGCGGTATCGCCTCTGCGCGTAGCGTCAGCATGGTTATCGGTTTGTTAATGGCACAGCACAAGAAAACTCGTACAGATGCCGAAACGATCTTGATGCGAATGGCCTGCCATCAGCATCGTCGCGCGGTCGAGATTTGCGAAGAAATTCTGCGGAAAATCGATGAAGAATATGGCGAAGCGGAGAATTCTTAG
- a CDS encoding N-acetyltransferase, which produces MPLIHATAIVDDGAQIGEGTRVWHWVHICAGAKIGRNCSVGQNVFVGNQVLIGNNVKIQNNVSIYDGVTLEDDVFCGPSMVFTNVINPRCHISRKTEYRPTLVKQGATIGANATVVCGHTINEYAFIGAGTVATKDIPTYALVVGVPGKRIGWMCKCGTRLANGNGSVTCNVCGDQYRISSNSCSRFKQ; this is translated from the coding sequence ATTCCATTGATACATGCCACTGCGATCGTTGACGACGGTGCGCAAATTGGAGAAGGCACCCGCGTATGGCATTGGGTGCACATATGCGCAGGCGCGAAAATCGGCCGGAATTGCTCCGTGGGTCAAAACGTATTCGTAGGCAACCAAGTTTTGATCGGTAACAACGTTAAGATTCAAAACAACGTGTCGATCTATGACGGCGTGACCCTGGAAGACGATGTGTTCTGTGGACCGAGCATGGTGTTCACGAATGTCATCAATCCACGTTGTCATATATCGCGAAAAACAGAATATCGCCCTACCCTCGTTAAGCAAGGCGCAACGATAGGCGCCAACGCAACGGTAGTATGCGGACATACCATAAATGAGTACGCATTTATCGGTGCAGGAACCGTAGCGACGAAGGATATTCCAACCTATGCGCTAGTGGTTGGTGTTCCCGGTAAACGGATCGGCTGGATGTGCAAATGCGGCACAAGACTCGCCAACGGCAATGGCTCAGTCACCTGCAACGTGTGCGGAGATCAATACAGGATAAGCAGCAACAGTTGTTCTCGTTTTAAACAATAA
- a CDS encoding CPBP family intramembrane metalloprotease, protein MSTDPLSLLEPLSLPTLLTFVALFASVIALWLPLRFAWGTLLTIAVIIGYSAGVLTGPALFPMGAMAIVCWLYRQQNETSKPLFPGVKLVLAIAVVVLALLLGLHVFPGFNNPVYVRDLVLSPGAASYTRKLTFDTWIAGILVLGLCYDGLIHTRREWIEAFKRAWPVIVINTVVIVPLALAMGFVHFDPKWTTYYFVWAVIYLFFVILGEEALFRGFIQRELAQALSKRPFGQGIAIGITAVLFGLVHFDGGIGYIVLATIAGIGYGITFQRSGRIEMSILAHFTLNSMRFLLFTYPYLA, encoded by the coding sequence ATGTCAACGGACCCGCTTTCACTATTAGAGCCGCTTTCCCTGCCAACGCTCCTGACATTCGTTGCGCTATTCGCTAGCGTCATCGCGTTGTGGCTACCCCTCCGATTTGCTTGGGGAACATTACTTACGATCGCTGTAATTATCGGTTATAGCGCAGGTGTCCTCACAGGGCCGGCCCTCTTTCCAATGGGGGCCATGGCAATTGTCTGCTGGTTGTATCGGCAGCAAAATGAAACATCGAAACCACTATTCCCTGGCGTCAAATTAGTTTTAGCAATCGCCGTCGTTGTGCTCGCGCTGCTACTTGGCCTTCATGTCTTTCCCGGCTTCAACAATCCCGTTTATGTGAGGGATCTCGTACTTTCGCCGGGCGCCGCTTCATACACTCGTAAGCTAACTTTCGATACTTGGATCGCCGGCATCCTCGTCCTCGGGCTCTGTTATGACGGATTGATCCATACCCGACGCGAATGGATTGAGGCGTTCAAACGCGCATGGCCCGTCATTGTTATAAACACCGTCGTGATCGTACCGCTGGCGTTGGCCATGGGGTTTGTGCACTTCGACCCGAAATGGACTACCTACTACTTCGTGTGGGCCGTCATTTATTTGTTCTTCGTCATCCTTGGTGAAGAAGCGTTGTTCCGGGGCTTCATTCAGCGCGAGCTTGCTCAAGCCCTAAGCAAGCGACCCTTCGGCCAGGGGATCGCTATCGGAATTACTGCGGTTCTATTTGGCCTCGTTCATTTTGACGGCGGCATCGGCTATATCGTACTCGCCACAATCGCTGGTATTGGCTATGGCATTACATTTCAACGTTCGGGGCGCATCGAGATGTCTATTCTTGCTCACTTCACGCTGAACTCGATGCGGTTTTTGCTTTTTACCTATCCTTATTTGGCTTAA
- a CDS encoding CPBP family intramembrane metalloprotease has translation MQLEPLSLPTLLPFAVLFLSTISLWSPYRFLGISLLGAAVGTGYVTGILTGPALAPIVALALACWWYQKQDARTDRWSAMKSLTAVVVIVIALLLTLHVAPGFHNPVLVRQIVLSPESAPYTKYINFDKTAAGILILGFCYQGFIRNRRELTDAFGRAWLIIVITIAAVVGLSLASGYVRFDPKWTNFFWPWSIMMIFTTCMAEEALFRGFIQRQLQLHFGTYRFGNLAALSIGAVLFGLLHYKGGIGYVLLATIAVIGYGLVFRRTGRIEMSILTHFLLNATHFLLFTYPNVAKG, from the coding sequence ATGCAACTGGAGCCACTCAGTCTACCTACGCTTCTGCCCTTTGCGGTACTGTTTCTCAGCACGATTAGTCTCTGGTCGCCGTATCGGTTCCTCGGTATCAGTCTGTTAGGAGCGGCGGTCGGTACCGGTTATGTGACGGGCATCTTGACGGGGCCGGCACTAGCACCGATTGTGGCCCTTGCACTCGCTTGTTGGTGGTACCAAAAACAAGACGCGCGGACCGATCGCTGGTCCGCCATGAAATCGCTAACTGCGGTGGTAGTCATCGTGATAGCGCTCTTGCTGACACTCCACGTTGCTCCGGGTTTTCACAATCCGGTGCTGGTAAGACAGATTGTCCTTTCACCCGAATCGGCACCGTATACGAAATACATTAACTTCGACAAGACGGCTGCCGGTATTCTCATCCTGGGATTTTGCTATCAAGGTTTCATTCGGAACCGCAGAGAACTAACTGATGCTTTCGGTCGCGCCTGGCTGATCATCGTTATAACGATCGCAGCGGTTGTCGGACTGTCGCTCGCATCAGGCTATGTCCGATTCGATCCGAAGTGGACCAACTTTTTTTGGCCATGGTCAATCATGATGATTTTCACGACATGCATGGCAGAAGAAGCGCTGTTTCGCGGATTCATTCAGCGCCAACTGCAACTGCATTTTGGTACCTACCGGTTTGGAAATCTGGCTGCCCTTAGCATCGGCGCAGTTCTTTTTGGGCTATTGCATTATAAAGGGGGCATCGGCTACGTCTTGCTGGCAACCATCGCCGTGATTGGCTACGGCTTAGTTTTCCGACGCACTGGAAGAATAGAAATGTCGATCCTTACGCATTTCTTACTTAACGCCACTCATTTTCTTCTCTTCACATATCCGAATGTTGCGAAGGGATAA
- a CDS encoding CPBP family intramembrane metalloprotease encodes MQLETLGLPTLLTFIALMCSAIAIWIPFRVAWAALLGIAIVFGYVAGVLSGPAIVPLAAFAFICWTYRKWGAAQHSMIHVFLALLVVVMAALLGAHIFPWFHNPTLAKEFVLSPDAAPYTRRLYFDKTTAGILILVLCYSGIIRSHREWRDALGKAWLIVVVNIAVVVALSLALGYVRFAPKWTSFFWPWAIVMIFSTCLAEEALFRGFIQRELESGLRTYRFGNVVALTTSAILFGLYHFDGGITYVLLATVAGFGYGLVFQRTGRIEMSILAHFLLNTIHFIFFTYPYVANS; translated from the coding sequence ATGCAATTGGAAACGCTTGGCCTTCCGACATTACTGACATTCATTGCCTTAATGTGCAGCGCCATCGCCATTTGGATTCCGTTCCGGGTGGCTTGGGCGGCGTTACTAGGAATCGCCATCGTCTTTGGCTATGTGGCGGGAGTTTTGTCCGGACCAGCGATTGTTCCTCTCGCCGCGTTCGCATTTATATGCTGGACCTATCGAAAATGGGGGGCCGCACAGCACTCAATGATACATGTATTCCTAGCACTTCTGGTTGTTGTCATGGCGGCATTGCTAGGGGCTCACATTTTTCCATGGTTTCACAACCCGACGCTCGCAAAGGAATTTGTACTCTCGCCTGATGCAGCTCCTTATACCCGACGCCTCTACTTCGATAAGACAACTGCCGGCATTCTTATTCTCGTACTTTGCTACTCAGGAATAATTCGGTCACATCGCGAATGGCGGGATGCTCTCGGCAAAGCTTGGCTCATCGTGGTCGTAAATATTGCTGTTGTCGTGGCGCTATCGCTCGCGCTGGGTTACGTCCGGTTTGCTCCGAAGTGGACGAGCTTCTTCTGGCCGTGGGCAATTGTGATGATTTTTTCGACTTGCTTGGCCGAGGAAGCGTTGTTTCGCGGCTTCATTCAGCGAGAGCTTGAATCAGGATTGCGGACATATCGTTTTGGAAACGTTGTCGCCTTAACAACGAGCGCCATCTTATTCGGCCTGTACCATTTCGATGGTGGAATTACCTATGTGCTATTAGCGACGGTCGCCGGATTTGGCTATGGGCTGGTTTTTCAACGGACTGGACGGATAGAAATGTCGATCCTCGCGCATTTCTTACTTAATACCATTCACTTTATTTTCTTCACATATCCGTATGTCGCAAACAGTTAG